Proteins from a genomic interval of Micromonospora sp. NBC_00389:
- the rplL gene encoding 50S ribosomal protein L7/L12: MAKLSTDELLDAFKEMTLIELSEFVKQFETTFEVTAAAPVAVAGPGAAPAAAEAEPEKDEFDVILEADGGKKIQVIKVVRELTGLGLKEAKDAVESAPKAILEKVNKETADKAKAKLEGEGAKVTLK, encoded by the coding sequence ATGGCGAAGCTCAGCACCGACGAGCTGCTCGACGCGTTCAAGGAGATGACGCTGATCGAGCTCTCCGAGTTCGTGAAGCAGTTCGAGACGACCTTCGAGGTCACCGCCGCTGCTCCGGTCGCCGTTGCCGGCCCGGGTGCCGCCCCGGCCGCCGCCGAGGCCGAGCCGGAGAAGGACGAGTTCGACGTCATCCTCGAGGCTGACGGTGGCAAGAAGATCCAGGTCATCAAGGTCGTGCGTGAGCTGACCGGCCTGGGCCTCAAGGAGGCCAAGGACGCGGTCGAGTCCGCTCCGAAGGCCATCCTGGAGAAGGTCAACAAGGAGACCGCCGACAAGGCCAAGGCCAAGCTCGAGGGCGAGGGCGCCAAGGTCACCCTCAAGTGA
- a CDS encoding ABC transporter ATP-binding protein: MRLEDVWLRYHRRGPWVLRGVDVRIGPGEVAVVLGRNGVGKSTLLQVAAGVLRPGRGRVTDRPGRVGWVPERFPADQPFTVVRYLTGMARIVGLGRAAADEAVTTWTDRLGLAAFRAVRLPELSKGTAQKVGLAQAMLRPPGLLVLDEPWEGLDATTRELVPELIHEVLIAGGAVLVSDHRGETVRLPGARRWMVADGTVTEETSPPDETIAVVEVAVPAARVAGTVARLRAEGHHVLRVRPDASTAPPGEPVDGAGVAVEPTAGEAR, from the coding sequence ATGCGACTGGAGGACGTCTGGTTGCGGTACCACCGGCGTGGGCCGTGGGTGCTGCGGGGCGTGGACGTGCGGATCGGTCCGGGTGAGGTGGCGGTCGTGCTGGGCCGCAACGGGGTGGGCAAGTCGACCCTGCTCCAGGTGGCCGCCGGCGTGCTCCGGCCGGGCCGGGGGCGGGTCACCGACCGGCCCGGTCGGGTGGGCTGGGTGCCGGAGCGCTTCCCGGCCGACCAGCCCTTCACCGTGGTCCGCTACCTGACCGGGATGGCCCGGATTGTCGGGCTGGGCCGCGCGGCGGCCGACGAGGCGGTGACGACCTGGACCGACCGGCTCGGGCTGGCCGCGTTCCGCGCGGTCCGCCTGCCGGAGCTGTCCAAGGGCACCGCGCAGAAGGTGGGCCTGGCCCAGGCGATGCTGCGTCCGCCGGGCCTGCTGGTCCTCGACGAGCCGTGGGAGGGCCTGGACGCCACCACTCGCGAGCTGGTGCCCGAGTTGATCCACGAGGTCCTGATCGCCGGCGGTGCGGTCCTGGTGAGCGACCACCGCGGTGAAACGGTCCGGCTGCCGGGCGCTCGCCGCTGGATGGTGGCCGACGGCACCGTGACCGAGGAGACGTCGCCACCGGACGAGACGATCGCGGTGGTCGAGGTCGCGGTGCCGGCCGCGCGGGTCGCCGGCACCGTCGCCCGGTTGCGCGCCGAGGGCCACCACGTGCTGCGGGTACGCCCCGACGCATCGACGGCCCCGCCGGGGGAGCCGGTGGACGGTGCGGGCGTGGCGGTCGAACCAACCGCCGGGGAGGCCCGGTGA
- the rpoB gene encoding DNA-directed RNA polymerase subunit beta, translating to MAASRPAKTSRTSSAFAPRRVSFGRITEHLEVPNLLAIQNESFDWLVGNEGWQGRSADDPHARSGLAEILEEISPIEDFSGTMSLSFSAPRFDEVKASIEECKEKDLTYCAPLFVTAEFTNNTTGEIKSQTVFMGDFPMMTPKGTFVINGTERVVVSQLVRSPGVYFDKQPDKTSDRDLSSVKVIPSRGAWLEFDIDKRDTVGVRIDRKRRQAVTVLLKAVGWSAERIRERFGWSELMMTTLEKDHIAGQDEALLDIYRKLRPGEPPTRENAQTLLDNLFFNPKRYDVAKVGRYKFNKKLEVGVPITTGTLTEDDIVATVEYLCRLHAGEDGYEADDIDHFGNRRLRTVGELIQNQVRVGLSRMERVVRERMTTQDVEAITPQTLINIRPVVAAIKEFFGTSQLSQFMDQTNPLAGLTHRRRLSALGPGGLSRERAGFEVRDVHPSHYGRMCPIETPEGPNIGLIGALSTFARVNPFGFIETPYRKVIEGRVTDQIDYLTADEEDRFVKAQANAPLRADGTFAEDRVLCRRKGGETEDVVPGAVDYMDVSPRQMTSVATAMIPFLEHDDANRALMGANMQRQAVPLVKAEAPLVGTGMEYRAAVDAGDVVVAEVGGVIEDLCADYVTIHQDDGHRRTYLLHKFRRSNAGSCVNQKPVVFEGDRVEAGQVIADGPCTDEGEMALGRNLLVAFMCWEGHNYEDAIILSQRLVQQDVLTSIHIEEHEVDARDTKLGPEEITRDIPNVSEEMLADLDERGIIRIGAEVVPGDILVGKVTPKGETELTPEERLLRAIFGEKAREVRDTSLKVPHGETGTVIGVRTFSREDGDELPPGVNELVRVYVAQKRKIQDGDKLAGRHGNKGVISKILPIEDMPFLEDGTPVDIVLNPLGVPSRMNIGQVLETHLGWVAKTGWKVEGDDASWKKQLRSIGAHESEGDTNVATPVFDGAREEEIAGLLSSTLPNRDGNQLIGSSGKAQLFDGRSGEPLPDPIAVGYIYILKLNHLVDDKIHARSTGPYSMITQQPLGGKAQFGGQRFGEMECWAMQAYGAAYALQELLTIKSDDVLGRVKVYEAIVKGENIPEPGIPESFKVLLKELQSLCLNVEVLSSDGVALEMRETDDEVFRAAEELGIDLSRREPSSVEEV from the coding sequence TTGGCAGCTTCCCGCCCTGCGAAGACCAGTCGTACGTCGAGCGCATTCGCTCCCCGCCGAGTTTCATTCGGCAGGATCACCGAACACCTCGAGGTCCCCAACCTCCTCGCCATTCAGAACGAGTCCTTCGACTGGCTCGTCGGCAACGAGGGTTGGCAGGGCCGGTCGGCGGACGACCCGCACGCACGCTCGGGTCTCGCGGAGATCCTTGAAGAGATCAGTCCCATTGAGGACTTCTCCGGCACCATGTCACTTTCCTTCTCGGCGCCGCGCTTCGACGAGGTCAAGGCCTCGATCGAGGAGTGCAAGGAGAAGGACCTGACCTACTGCGCTCCGCTCTTCGTGACCGCGGAGTTCACCAACAACACCACTGGCGAGATCAAGAGCCAGACGGTGTTCATGGGTGACTTCCCGATGATGACGCCCAAGGGCACCTTCGTCATCAACGGCACCGAGCGCGTCGTGGTCAGCCAGCTCGTCCGGTCCCCGGGCGTGTATTTCGACAAGCAGCCGGACAAGACCTCCGACCGCGACCTCTCCAGCGTCAAGGTCATCCCGAGCCGGGGTGCCTGGCTGGAGTTTGACATCGACAAGCGCGACACGGTCGGCGTACGCATCGACCGCAAGCGTCGGCAGGCCGTCACCGTCCTGCTCAAGGCCGTCGGATGGTCGGCCGAGCGGATCCGTGAGCGGTTCGGCTGGTCCGAGCTGATGATGACCACGCTCGAGAAGGACCACATCGCCGGCCAGGACGAGGCCCTGCTCGATATCTACCGCAAGCTCCGCCCTGGCGAGCCGCCGACGCGCGAGAACGCCCAGACCCTGCTCGACAACCTCTTCTTCAACCCGAAGAGGTACGACGTCGCCAAGGTCGGGCGCTACAAGTTCAACAAGAAGCTCGAAGTCGGCGTGCCAATCACCACCGGCACGCTGACCGAGGACGACATCGTCGCCACCGTGGAGTACCTCTGCCGGCTGCACGCCGGTGAGGATGGCTACGAGGCCGACGACATCGACCACTTCGGCAACCGGCGCCTGCGCACCGTGGGTGAGCTGATCCAGAACCAGGTTCGGGTCGGCCTGTCCCGGATGGAGCGGGTCGTCCGCGAGCGGATGACCACGCAGGACGTCGAGGCGATCACCCCGCAGACCCTGATCAACATCCGCCCGGTGGTGGCGGCGATCAAGGAGTTCTTCGGGACGTCGCAGCTGTCCCAGTTCATGGACCAGACCAACCCGCTGGCGGGCCTGACCCACCGGCGTCGGCTGAGCGCGCTCGGCCCGGGTGGTCTGTCCCGGGAGCGGGCCGGCTTCGAGGTCCGTGACGTGCACCCGTCCCACTACGGCCGGATGTGCCCGATCGAGACGCCGGAAGGCCCGAACATCGGCCTGATCGGCGCGCTGTCCACCTTCGCCCGGGTTAACCCGTTCGGCTTCATCGAGACGCCGTACCGGAAGGTCATCGAGGGTCGGGTCACCGACCAGATCGACTACCTGACCGCGGACGAGGAGGACCGGTTCGTCAAGGCCCAGGCCAACGCGCCGCTGCGGGCCGACGGCACCTTCGCCGAGGACCGGGTCCTGTGTCGTCGTAAGGGCGGCGAGACCGAGGACGTCGTCCCCGGCGCCGTCGACTACATGGACGTGTCGCCGCGGCAGATGACCTCGGTCGCGACCGCCATGATCCCGTTCCTCGAGCACGACGACGCCAACCGGGCACTGATGGGCGCGAACATGCAGCGCCAGGCAGTGCCGCTGGTCAAGGCCGAGGCGCCGCTGGTGGGTACGGGCATGGAGTACCGGGCCGCGGTCGACGCTGGCGACGTGGTGGTCGCCGAGGTCGGCGGTGTGATCGAGGATCTCTGCGCCGACTACGTCACCATCCACCAGGACGACGGCCACCGCCGGACGTACCTGCTGCACAAGTTCCGCCGCTCCAACGCCGGCTCCTGCGTCAACCAGAAGCCGGTCGTCTTCGAGGGCGACCGCGTCGAGGCCGGTCAGGTCATCGCCGACGGTCCCTGCACCGACGAGGGCGAGATGGCGCTCGGGCGCAACCTGCTCGTGGCGTTCATGTGCTGGGAAGGCCACAACTACGAGGACGCGATCATCCTGTCGCAGCGCCTCGTGCAGCAGGACGTGCTCACCTCGATCCACATCGAGGAGCACGAGGTCGACGCTCGGGACACCAAGCTCGGCCCGGAGGAGATCACCCGCGACATCCCGAACGTCAGCGAGGAAATGCTCGCTGACCTCGACGAGCGCGGCATCATCCGGATCGGTGCGGAGGTCGTCCCCGGCGACATCCTGGTCGGCAAGGTCACGCCCAAGGGTGAGACCGAGCTGACCCCGGAGGAGCGGCTGCTTCGCGCGATCTTCGGTGAGAAGGCGCGTGAGGTCCGGGACACCTCGCTGAAGGTGCCGCACGGCGAGACCGGCACGGTCATCGGTGTGCGTACCTTCTCCCGCGAGGACGGCGACGAGCTGCCTCCGGGCGTCAACGAGCTGGTCCGGGTGTACGTGGCCCAGAAGCGGAAGATCCAGGACGGCGACAAGCTCGCCGGCCGGCACGGTAACAAGGGCGTCATTTCCAAGATCCTGCCGATCGAGGACATGCCGTTCCTGGAAGACGGCACCCCCGTCGACATCGTGCTCAACCCGCTGGGTGTGCCGAGCCGGATGAACATCGGTCAGGTGCTCGAGACCCACCTCGGCTGGGTCGCCAAGACCGGCTGGAAGGTCGAGGGCGACGACGCGTCCTGGAAGAAGCAGCTGCGGTCGATCGGCGCGCACGAGTCCGAGGGGGACACGAACGTGGCCACCCCGGTCTTCGACGGCGCCCGCGAGGAGGAGATCGCCGGTCTGCTCTCGTCGACCCTGCCCAACCGGGACGGCAACCAGCTGATCGGTTCCAGCGGTAAGGCGCAGCTGTTCGACGGTCGCTCCGGTGAGCCGCTGCCGGACCCGATCGCGGTCGGCTACATCTACATCCTGAAGCTCAACCACCTGGTCGACGACAAGATCCACGCACGGTCGACCGGCCCGTACTCGATGATCACGCAGCAGCCGCTGGGTGGTAAGGCGCAGTTCGGTGGTCAGCGCTTCGGTGAGATGGAGTGCTGGGCGATGCAGGCGTACGGCGCCGCGTACGCCTTGCAGGAGCTGCTCACGATCAAGTCCGACGACGTGCTCGGCCGGGTGAAGGTCTACGAGGCCATCGTCAAGGGCGAGAACATCCCGGAGCCGGGCATCCCGGAGTCGTTCAAGGTGCTGCTCAAGGAGCTGCAGTCGCTGTGCCTCAACGTTGAGGTGCTGTCCAGCGACGGCGTGGCCCTGGAGATGCGCGAGACCGACGACGAGGTGTTCCGGGCCGCTGAGGAGCTGGGCATCGACCTGTCCCGGCGCGAGCCGAGCTCGGTCGAAGAGGTCTGA
- the rplA gene encoding 50S ribosomal protein L1 — translation MQRSKSYLKAADVIDRSKLYTPSEAVKLAKETTNVKFDATVEVAMRLGVDPRKADQMVRGVVNLPHGTGKTARVIVFAAGAKAEEAAAAGADEVGTDELVARIQGGWLDFDAAIATPDQMAKIGRIARILGPRGLMPNPKTGTVTMDVTKAVQDIKGGKITFRVDKHSNLHLIIGKASFTESQLVDNYAAVLDEVLRAKPSSAKGKYLKKVVLTTTMGPGVPVDPNVVKNLQEGSAEA, via the coding sequence ATGCAGCGCAGCAAGAGCTACCTCAAGGCCGCCGATGTCATCGACCGGTCCAAGCTCTACACCCCCTCTGAGGCCGTGAAGCTGGCCAAGGAGACCACCAACGTCAAGTTCGACGCCACGGTCGAGGTCGCCATGCGCCTCGGCGTCGACCCCCGCAAGGCGGACCAGATGGTCCGCGGCGTGGTCAACCTGCCGCACGGCACCGGTAAGACCGCCCGCGTGATCGTCTTCGCCGCCGGCGCGAAGGCCGAAGAGGCCGCCGCGGCGGGTGCGGACGAGGTGGGCACCGACGAGCTGGTCGCCCGGATCCAGGGTGGTTGGCTCGACTTCGACGCGGCGATCGCCACGCCGGACCAGATGGCCAAGATCGGCCGGATCGCGCGGATCCTGGGCCCGCGCGGTCTCATGCCGAACCCGAAGACCGGCACGGTGACCATGGACGTCACCAAGGCGGTGCAGGACATCAAGGGCGGCAAGATCACCTTCCGGGTGGACAAGCACTCCAACCTGCACCTGATCATCGGCAAGGCCTCCTTCACCGAGAGCCAGCTGGTGGACAACTACGCGGCGGTGCTCGACGAGGTGCTGCGCGCCAAGCCGTCCTCGGCGAAGGGCAAGTACCTCAAGAAGGTCGTCCTCACCACCACGATGGGCCCGGGCGTCCCGGTCGACCCGAACGTGGTGAAGAACCTGCAGGAGGGCTCGGCCGAGGCCTGA
- the rplJ gene encoding 50S ribosomal protein L10, whose amino-acid sequence MADKPIRADKATAVAELTESFRSSGATVLTEYRGLTVSQLTQLRRSLGAETSYMVAKNTLAKRAATDAGITGLDELFTGPTALTFVSGDVVEAAKGLRDFAKANPKLVIKGGVFEGKAISAAEVTKLADLESREVLLAKLAGAMKGNLSKAAALFQAPLSKTARLAAALQDKREKESAEAA is encoded by the coding sequence ATGGCGGACAAGCCGATCCGGGCCGACAAGGCCACGGCCGTCGCAGAGCTGACCGAGAGCTTCCGCAGCTCGGGTGCCACCGTGCTGACCGAGTACCGCGGTCTGACGGTTTCCCAGCTCACCCAGCTGCGGCGCTCGCTCGGTGCCGAGACCAGCTACATGGTCGCGAAGAACACGCTGGCGAAGCGTGCTGCGACGGACGCGGGCATCACTGGCCTCGACGAGCTGTTCACCGGTCCTACCGCGCTGACTTTCGTTTCGGGCGACGTCGTCGAGGCGGCGAAGGGGCTTCGCGATTTCGCGAAGGCCAACCCGAAGCTCGTCATCAAGGGCGGTGTCTTCGAGGGCAAGGCCATTTCCGCGGCCGAGGTCACGAAGCTCGCCGACCTGGAGTCCCGCGAGGTGCTGCTGGCCAAGCTGGCCGGCGCGATGAAGGGCAACCTGAGCAAGGCTGCGGCCCTGTTCCAGGCCCCGTTGTCGAAGACCGCCCGTCTGGCGGCTGCCCTGCAGGACAAGCGCGAGAAGGAGAGCGCCGAGGCGGCCTGA